The DNA window ATTGTATCAAGACATAATTTTAACAAATCACATCCTCAAGGATATGACAGATTTTCTAGGGACACATGTAATGGAGACAGAAGCGACTGGGCTGGTGCAGGCATGCCTAAAATAACGACTAGGACACAAAACTGATACAAACACATGATGTAAGCTTCCCAATCAACAGATGATGCAAACATCTCACAACTCAGTTTTTATACAAATGAATATGAATACTGGTTGGTAATCCAAATAAAAGTGCATTTTTGGTAACTGGGTGTTTTTCCTCATGGAACTTCACAAAAATTCCTTCCTAACTAATCCATACTTGAGACAAATCTCAGAAGCTCTAGCTTTTCTAAGGAAATGCTCACGAGACATCTATATTTAATAGAACCCAGACAACCTTTAGGTTTTATTGCCAAAATAACTATTCCAAAAAGTAAAGCCAGTAAAACATTTTTCAATGATCTTCACTAGAAATTCAGAGCATAGAGCTCACAGTTAGGTAAATAAAGTTAACTTCTAAAACTCATACTTCAGGAAAGACCAAATATACTTCTCATATTACATTCATATTTACTGAACAGATGCGTATTTTTGGGAAAATACAAATGGGAAAATATAGTTAATCGTACTCACTCCATAACAAATAAATGAAAGTAAAATCAGTATCAGTAAGAACATATTTACCTTAGAAGGAGGGGAGTCAGAAAGGCTAGGATTCAGTTTTGGCGGAGATTCGTCAAATTTATGAGAGCACTGCGAGTATGCAGAACCAATCCCTACTCCAGCACCAAAAGCTACAGATGCCCAGCGTGTAACCGGACTCCCTAACACAACAAGCAGCATAACTGATTAGTAAAATTGTCTGACGAGAGCAACCCTTAAAGCTTAGTATGGGGGCACACATGGAAAGCATGAATATGACAAAATTTGACATGGTTTCCATGAAAATGATATAAATCTATGGGGTTGATTCTCTAAAATACAGCCAGCTGcagaaaataacaaaaaaatgaaGAGTATGCTTGACGCCAGGGGGGAAACAATTTGTAAAGATCATCCTATTACATTTGGCATAGAGCCCGGAGCGAGTAAATTTGTGAGTTCTATGTAAGTTTGACTTTCGTGTTTGTAAAGGAAAATCTCATCAAATatagatgcaagaaaagaaAGTATTACAAGGACAGGCAATCAACAACGCAGCGCTGACATAGCACAACTATGGCAGATCCTTTAAGGGACACACTATACATTTTTCAGAGGTAAGAACGCTATCGCGCAGTAACTCCACGTTCCCCTTTTCCATACTTGCATAATAGTGCAGGGATTGCAGTATCTAGCCATGCTGTTAAGAAGCCCGAAACACATAAATTGAAAACCAATCAAACGGATTAATAATCCAAAACACGGCAATTCATATTGAGTTTACAACGCATATGAAAAAGGGACGCAACATTACACAAATAATTACGATCTAATCACCAAAACTTCGAATCCGAAAAAAGGGGGAAACATACCATATTTGAAAGAACAGAGGAAAGCAGAAATACTCACGGAAGAGCAGCAGCCCGGTAAAAGCGCCGGCGAACGAAGAGTAAACAAAGCGACGAAGGCCCAAATCGAGGCAGGCGTCCCATTTTGCATTCAAATCGTATCGAGCTGGAATATCAGCCTTGTTTTCTTCCGCCATTTTTTGTACTTGTCACCACGAAAACTGGGCTGAATTGAGTAGGTTTTTCCAATTCTATCACTGAATTGATGAACTTGCTCCTGCTTCAGCCGAGTGGATCGTTTTGTGCCTGTAACATTGAAACCGTGGCGTTTTCCTAGAGACCGTTCTGTATTTTCAGCTCTGGTCCGGTCCCCCTTTGTTGGCTTGGGCTTTTTACTTTATTGATCAATAACACTCCTCGTCTAAGCCCAAACTCGCCTCATGGAGGCCCAATACGTTTTAATGCTTCAAAATACCCAATTAAACTTTACTAATACTACTGTTGGAATTGGCGTTAGGTCTCAAAATCAGTTACCAAATTCTAATGGAGATACGTTTTATCACGTCTTTCATATGGTCGATTATTGTTTTATAATTATCATCTAAATAACTACATCAACTTTGCCACTAATACTAACTAAATATATGATCTTGATTTCGATATCAGTTGTAATATCGATTTATGGTTATTATACTTTATTAACAGgcttaataaata is part of the Primulina eburnea isolate SZY01 chromosome 1, ASM2296580v1, whole genome shotgun sequence genome and encodes:
- the LOC140813883 gene encoding MICOS complex subunit MIC10-like isoform X1, with the protein product MAEENKADIPARYDLNAKWDACLDLGLRRFVYSSFAGAFTGLLLFRSPVTRWASVAFGAGVGIGSAYSQCSHKFDESPPKLNPSLSDSPPSKAEEE
- the LOC140813883 gene encoding MICOS complex subunit MIC10-like isoform X2 is translated as MAEENKADIPARYDLNAKWDACLDLGLRRFVYSSFAGAFTGLLLFRSPVTRWASVAFGAGVGIGSAYSQCSHKFDESPPKLNPSLSDSPPSKSLF